From a region of the Agrobacterium tumefaciens genome:
- a CDS encoding sel1 repeat family protein, producing the protein MLKCEANVIKPLFLGMLLASLAMPAAAFDINAGVTKESGPFDLFKFGFKAYKNGNKDEAVEAYRYAAEKGHTGSRWALANMYAYGDGVAQNDFEAFKIYSEIANQGVEPGSEDTGFFVNALLSLANYYRHGIPGSPVKMDMSQARQLYFQVASTFGVAEAQFKLAEMILAGEGGRADVQQAKKWLNQARRHGHAGAMSIFGNLLFQEGQTTRGLAFMTAALDKCAAADCTWIQNIQEQAFSLATENDRRAAISLAQSMRGEDLD; encoded by the coding sequence ATGCTGAAATGTGAAGCCAACGTTATAAAGCCGCTCTTCCTGGGCATGTTGCTTGCGTCGCTCGCAATGCCTGCTGCGGCTTTTGATATCAATGCAGGCGTAACCAAGGAATCCGGCCCCTTTGATCTGTTCAAGTTTGGCTTCAAGGCCTACAAGAACGGCAACAAGGATGAGGCTGTCGAGGCCTACCGTTACGCTGCGGAAAAAGGTCACACCGGTTCCCGTTGGGCGCTGGCCAACATGTATGCCTATGGCGATGGCGTCGCCCAGAACGACTTCGAAGCTTTCAAGATCTACAGCGAAATTGCCAACCAGGGTGTCGAACCTGGCTCGGAAGATACCGGCTTTTTCGTCAACGCTCTCCTGTCTCTCGCCAATTATTACCGCCACGGCATTCCCGGCAGCCCGGTGAAGATGGACATGTCGCAGGCGCGTCAACTTTATTTCCAGGTGGCCTCCACCTTTGGTGTTGCGGAAGCACAGTTCAAGCTGGCGGAGATGATCCTAGCCGGCGAGGGCGGTCGCGCTGATGTGCAACAGGCGAAGAAGTGGCTCAACCAGGCGCGTCGACACGGCCATGCGGGCGCGATGTCGATCTTCGGCAATCTCCTGTTCCAGGAAGGCCAGACGACGCGTGGACTGGCGTTCATGACGGCGGCACTGGACAAGTGCGCGGCAGCCGATTGCACCTGGATTCAGAACATTCAGGAGCAGGCCTTCTCGCTTGCCACCGAGAACGATCGCCGCGCCGCCATTTCGCTTGCACAGAGCATGCGTGGCGAGGATCTGGACTGA
- a CDS encoding ABC transporter permease has product MGRRDIAGNYVYICLTEKLEQLPQQTIGGALESAAGKTQCIRKIATRRSLALQYSASIGYTPGRVREVR; this is encoded by the coding sequence GTGGGGCGCCGCGATATTGCCGGAAATTATGTCTATATCTGTCTCACTGAAAAACTTGAGCAATTACCGCAACAGACCATCGGTGGTGCGCTGGAAAGTGCTGCCGGAAAGACGCAGTGTATTCGAAAAATCGCGACCCGGCGGAGTTTGGCTTTGCAGTATTCCGCAAGTATTGGCTATACGCCGGGTAGAGTGAGAGAAGTTCGCTGA
- a CDS encoding transporter, which produces MAKTAIFRGAVCFAVSIAAVTPSLAGGLERGGYNIDLLFDPSDYVLDSSATFVAPQREVKNARDNPARSGPLPSSWSTSADDSENYWSTRVGAKAAIGDFGDCMFDYSQPWGAHLKPGIWQGSSYNIETKVKSHNYATTCRVKFDLGKGDFSIIGGGFYQELSGYKYRQVVSPDVLRGFGLPGTGVGKLEMEGDGWGWRAGVAYEIPEIAFRTSLVYNSAVDHDLSGTVDLVNVPGAVLPAEIRALGGRVVPVYGSVSMPDSLELKVQSGIAPDWLAFGSVKWTDWSQIQVVPFCPVGSSPCVPGRNALNTLDLFYQDGWTISGGIGHKFNDQWSGAVSLTWDRGTSTVIGTQTDTWMIGTQVVYSPNKNIEFKIAGAVGLLTSGSSSISGAPCGIGSVCGNEAGYDFGNDVVAAISTGVKVKF; this is translated from the coding sequence ATGGCAAAAACTGCAATTTTTCGCGGCGCGGTATGTTTTGCGGTCAGCATCGCAGCGGTAACGCCTTCGCTGGCTGGCGGCCTTGAGCGCGGCGGCTACAATATCGACCTGCTGTTCGATCCGTCCGACTATGTTCTGGATAGCTCTGCAACCTTCGTTGCGCCTCAGCGCGAAGTGAAGAACGCACGGGACAATCCTGCACGAAGTGGCCCACTGCCATCTTCCTGGTCCACGAGTGCGGACGATTCCGAGAATTACTGGTCAACCCGCGTTGGCGCCAAGGCAGCCATTGGCGATTTCGGCGACTGCATGTTCGATTATTCGCAGCCTTGGGGTGCACATCTGAAGCCTGGCATCTGGCAGGGCTCGAGCTACAACATCGAAACCAAGGTCAAGTCGCATAACTATGCCACGACCTGCCGCGTGAAGTTCGATCTCGGCAAGGGTGACTTCTCGATCATCGGTGGCGGTTTCTATCAGGAGCTTAGCGGCTACAAGTACCGTCAGGTTGTTTCGCCCGATGTGTTGCGTGGTTTCGGACTGCCGGGAACAGGTGTCGGCAAGCTGGAAATGGAGGGTGACGGCTGGGGCTGGCGCGCAGGCGTTGCTTATGAAATTCCTGAAATCGCTTTCCGGACCAGCCTTGTTTATAACAGCGCTGTTGATCATGACCTGTCTGGAACGGTGGACTTGGTTAACGTACCGGGAGCGGTGCTGCCTGCTGAAATTAGAGCGTTGGGCGGTCGTGTAGTTCCGGTTTACGGGTCGGTCTCAATGCCGGACAGTCTTGAACTCAAGGTTCAGTCAGGTATCGCTCCCGATTGGCTGGCTTTCGGTTCGGTGAAATGGACTGACTGGAGTCAGATCCAGGTTGTGCCATTCTGCCCTGTGGGTTCTTCTCCGTGTGTGCCTGGCAGAAACGCCCTCAATACCCTCGATTTGTTCTATCAAGACGGCTGGACAATCTCTGGTGGTATCGGTCACAAGTTCAATGATCAGTGGAGCGGTGCCGTTAGCCTGACCTGGGACCGTGGGACGTCGACGGTTATCGGCACGCAGACCGACACTTGGATGATTGGTACGCAAGTGGTCTACTCGCCAAATAAGAATATAGAGTTCAAAATTGCGGGTGCAGTTGGCCTCCTGACTTCGGGAAGCTCATCTATCAGTGGAGCGCCTTGCGGGATTGGTTCCGTTTGCGGCAATGAAGCTGGCTATGACTTCGGCAACGATGTTGTCGCTGCGATCTCGACCGGTGTGAAGGTCAAGTTCTGA